In the genome of Arachis stenosperma cultivar V10309 chromosome 2, arast.V10309.gnm1.PFL2, whole genome shotgun sequence, the window TAATACCACAAACATAACAATAATAACTCTAATAAGTTAATCTTAACATCAATTGATATAATAGAACCTATATACCAAATAATCTCAAATTCTATCTTATCCTAACCCTAAATTTTCGGATTTATCAATGCCCATAATTATAACAagacaaaaattaaagatataGGCAATTATCAAGCTAAAAAAATCACCTTAATAGCTTAATAATTGGTAATACTTGAATTAAAGGTTATTTCTCCCTTTTTCAAGCTTAGGCTACTTCAATGAAGTTTTGGAATAATACCAACAAAAAGAGAGCATTCTTGATAGGGTGTAATAGAATTGGAGTAGAAGAAGATAgtgaaattaattaaaatacaggTGTATGAAATTATTGTTAAAGAAGTGATATAGTGATATGAAGGAGGAAGGAATTATTGGTAAAGTGACATGAGAGAGGGACGAAGCATTGGCGGTGAAGATTCTGCTCTGAAGTGATGCCACAAAAAAATAAGTGTGTGTTTTGCTTTCATATATGCCGTTGGAGCAGAAGGGAAAGAGTGAAAAGTGATGGGCTTGGCCCATCTTttctacttcttttttttttgtaggccCTACATTTATTAACCTTAGACCTGAGTTCAAATTCCCCGTCTGGTCCAATTCCTGAGCAAATTGGGTACTTGAAGCGTTTGACAAGTCTCCACCTTCATTCAAATTGGCTTAGTGGCTCTATACCTTCAAATATAGGACTTTTGACCCGTTTGGAAGTGCTCAGCATCGGATCCAACAGGATAGATGGTTGTATCCCCAAAGAAATAGAGCTTTTGTTGCATCTAGAAGTTTTAAATCTTTCTTATAATGCTATTTCTGGTGTTATCCCATCTTCTATCTTTATTCACTCTAGTTATGTGGATCTCAGCCATAACAATTTAAGTGGAAGCATTCCTTCTCAAATTGGAAACCTTTCATATTTAGACATTCGTTACAATAATctttgtataaaaaatataccGGAACTTGAGTTTGTTATTCCATTCTGTTATCTGGATTACAATCCCTTTCTTCCTGATGGATAATATGACTGCGAAGATCCACAAGATCAATTAGAAGACCATCATAATAAGCATTCTGGTCGATCATTAGTTTTGGTCATACTCGTGGTCTGCGTTACCATTTCATTGGGTTCTGTTGGGATTGGAATATGTATTTTCCGTGCCAGGCATCATGGCAAGCTTGAAAATAAGGCCACAAAAAATGGAGACTTGTTCTCAATTTGGAACTATGATGGTCAAATTGCATTTGAGGACATCATTGAAGCCACAGAGGACTTTGATATCAGATATTGCATTGGAACCGGCGCTTATGGTAGCGTCTACGAAGCACGACTTCCAAGTGGCAAAACTGTTGCATTGAAGAAGCTTCACAAAACAGAATCAGAAAATCCATCCTATTACAAGAGCTTCTGCAATGAAGTTGAGGTCTTGACAGAGATTCGCCACTGCAACATCATTAGGCTTTATGGCTACTGTTTGCATAACAGATGCATGTTTTTGGTGTATGAATACTTGGAAAGAGGAAGCTTGTTCTGTAACTTGGCTGATGAGATGGAAGCACAAGAGTTGAAGTGGAGCAAGAGGGTGAATATCATCAAAGGGACCGCTTATGCTCTTGCTCACATGCATCATCACTGTCCTTCTCCTATTGTTCATCGAGATGTCAGCAGCAACAATGTTCTGCTGAATTCAGAGTTAGAAGTTTGTGTCTCAGATTTCGGCACAGCAAGACTTCTTGATCCTGATTCATCTAACCAAACTCTTTTAGTTGGCACTTATGGATATGTTGCTCCAGGTAATTTCTAATTCTAATTATCCAAATAAATCACTGTCCTCATCATCATTTATATAACTCTCTATGGTTGTTTTTGATGTAGAATTGGCATACACCATGAGTGTGACAACAAAATGTGATGTTTATAGCTTCTGAGTGGTGGCATTAGAAACAATGATGGATTATCACCCAGGAGAATTCATTTCCACCATGTCAAAGCCATCTACTCAACAATTATTGGTGAAAGATGTGTTGGATCCGCGGATTCCACTTCTGAAATCTCGGAAAGATATGCAAGATGTTGTGCATGTTGTAAAGCTAGCATTAGCATGCCTCTCCTCTGACCCAAAATCCAGACCATCAATGCAGGATGTGGCTAATGAGCTTTCAGCTTCCAAGgcttcaatgaatttttctttttacgATGTCTCAATCTACCAATTGATGCAATAGCATGTACATATGATTGTATTTTAGTAACATATGTTTTAAGattgaaaattttaagttttagtGGGTGACAAAATAATGCAACATCGAAAATTTTAAGCCTATAACTATGACATCCCTCATTGTTCTTATCACAAAGAAagtaaaaatatgaatttaatttgatatgTTGCAGTTTAAACTTTAAAGTAGTTTTATACGTGTCAATAAACATATAAATTCTTTTAATCTGCAAGTTGAAGGGTATGGTTTCAatgtaaatttatttaaattgatCAAATTGTCTGATTTACGTTATTCTTAAAGGTAACCAAAtttctttttacttcttttACTATCAAATCTTATCTTACTTTTCATTTAACTAACTGATCAATCTCCCTAAATAAGTCATATAATTTAATAACCGAGAGGGTCTTAACATTTCTCCCAACTTTGATTTCCTAAGTTTTACAAAACAAAAGTATTTTTCCATTTTGAAAACAATGGGTGACTATTTCGTTCGCTAAGTTTGATTTGGTGTAGATGTGATTAGACAATGCCCGACTTACACGTTCATTCTATGTTACTATGTTGATTCAACATTTGATTTCCTTGATCTATAAGTCATAAGTCATCTCCAAAAGAGAGACTTGGAATTCACAGAAAATGACATTACTTATTTAGTCATGTCATTCTCGTAAGTGATTGCTGAAGGAACCTAGCAACTTCTCTACCCATAAACCATATAATGAAGTGGCACACACGTCATTGACTTTTGTCTTTTCGCCAAATATATAGAACAGACAATATcagtacatcaaaattaaattcttataaatatatgtgCGACAACAATCGAGTGTACAGCATACAGCACAACTCAGTGAAAATTAGATACACACATGGAAGACTCAGGTTGCAATTTACTAACACTAATGAGGCATATCTTTGTTGCCACTTTGTTTCTATTAGTCCTCCTAACTGTTATGAGTGCCAACACCATGGTGGCAGCATAGAATTCGTCGTCCTTGAACGAGGAACAAAAGGCCTTGCTCCATATCGGGTGGACGGAAGGTCGCAACATCTCAAAACATTGTAACTGGACTGGTATTGTGTGCAATGAAGCTGCAAGTGTCATAGAGATTTCAACAAGGCGTTATTTTGTTATCCCTCCATCTGAATTGAGGAACTTCAATTTTACTGCATTCCCCAATTTGATCCGTCTAGAACTGAGTGGCATGAGACTCAAGGGAATTATTCCTGCTGAAATTAGCACTCTTACAAAGCTTATGTACCTTGATCTTTCCTGTAACTATCTTGAAAGTGGGTTACCTACCTCAATCTCAAATCTCACTCAACTTATAACACTTAATGTTTCTAACAACTTTCTCACTGGTGTTATTCCATCTACTTTTGGGCACCTCAAGTATTTGGTTGAACTCTCCCTAGACTCAAACCAACTTCAACATCCCATTCCTAAAGACTTAGGGAACTTGAAGCATTTAGAGCATTTGTCTCTTTCAAATAACTCATTCAATTGTTCAATCCCTCCCCCTATGGGGCAATTGGATAAATTGAAATTTCTCTCCCTTGGTTCGAACCATATCGAAGGTCCCATCCCCATAGAACTAGAGCACTTGGTCAATCTGGAAGTTTTAGACCTTTCTCACAACAGAATTTCTGGTGTTATACCATCTTGGATTGGACAACTCTCTAGACTTTCAATACTAGATCTTTCCAACAATAGACTTGAGGGACCATTTCCATTTGGTATTCTAAACCATTGCAATTATGTGCAACTAAGTAATAATTCTATAAGTGGATCCCTTCCTTCTCAAATTGGCAATCTTTCTTATCTTGACCTTAGTTACAATAACCTCTCCGGAAACATACCTGTGGGAATCTATTCTGTATCCTACGTCAACATCTCTTACAATTCCTTTGATTCGGATCACCAACTTTGTGATTTTCTGAAAGACTCATTGATTGGTAATAATCCCCCTTGCTATTCTGCAACTCATGATCACTCAAGTCCTATTCTTGCAGTAATCATAGTGTCCATCATATATGGCATATGCATTTCAATAGTATTTGTATGCCTAGATTTCTGGTGTCCATTCCAAAAAGAGTCCAAAGATGATAATCAAAGGAACAATGGAGATTTCGTTTCAATTTGGAACTATGATGGTAAAATTGCATTTAAAGACATAATTAAAGCCACAGAAGACTTTGATATAAGGTATTGCATTGGAACAGGTGCTTATGGAAGTGTCTACAAAGCACAGCTTCCTAGTGGCAGAAATGTTGCACTAAAGAAGCTTCGCAATACAGAGTCTGAAAATCCATCATTTTACAAGAGTTTTAGCAATGAGGTCAAGGTCTTGACAGAAATCCGCCACCGCAACATCATTAGGCTTTATGGTTTCTGTTTGCACAACGGCTGTATGTTTTTGGTGTATGAGTATATGGAGAAGGGAAGCTTGTTCTATAACCTAGCCATTgatgaagaagctcaagagctgaacTGGAGTAAGAGAGTAAACATTATCAAAGGGACTGCACTTGCTCTCACTCATATGCACCATCATTGCACTCCACCCATTGTCCATCGAGATGTAACTATTACCAATGTTTTGTTGACTTCAAATTTAGAGGCTTGTCTATCAGATTTTGGGACAGCTAAACTACTTTCTTCTGATTCATCTAATCAAACTCTATTAGCTGGCACTCCTAAACTACTTTCTTCTGATTCATCTAATCAAACTCTATTAGCTGGCACTCCTGGATACATTGCTCCAGGTAAAACTGTAGTTTTATTCCCTTATTTATTATTGAAATATCATTAGTAACCTATTTAATGTTTGGACATATTGTAGAGATGGCTTATAACATCAATGTGACAACAAAATGTGATGTTTATGGTTTTGGTGTGGTGACTTTGGAAACAATAATGGGGGAACACCCTAAGGAACTAATTTCCAATGTGTCAAAACCATCTGCTCCAAAGATGATGCTCAAAGATATACTGGATTCACGTATTCGATTGCCTTTTCTTCAAAAAGACATGCAGGATATTGTACTTGTTGTAACATTAGCACGACCTTCAATGCAGGACATAGCTAATGAGCTTTTGTTTTCAAACTCGCCATTGCTTTGGCATTTTGATGGCATTTCAATCCACCAACTTGTGAATCAAGAAATATATGCAATAGGTAAAACTTAGGAGAgctttttcttcccttttttttttccctaaTCATATTTTCTTTGTAATTTTCCTAATTTCATTTATGAAAGTCATCTTCTGTTTTGTATTCAACTCAGTATGTCTTCCAgttcaaatatttttatgtatttttggccttgtattatatttttatcactTGTAGCATTGCCTTTCAAATTATGCAGTTTGCTCACTCAAATGACTAAATCTTAATGGTAACCAATATCATGTAGGGCTTTCAAATAGAAAGTTTATGGATCATCCACCTACCTGACTTCAACATTAGACATTTTTCTTGGTCTAATATATAGAGCATGCAAAAACTTCAAACTTCGGAAAACCTTCATTAACAATTCATAGGATGAGTTAGACTTAAccattttgttttaaatttaacaaGTGTATAAAACACCTATGCAGAAGAAACAATGACAGTTTCATACCTTCTGCAATAAGATTGTAAAAAGAGTATATCTTAGTTACTAATAATCAACAAACAACTGAGAAGTTCAACATTTCAAGAATTGTGTTTGGAATATCATCATACCCTCCAATGCTTTTCTAACATCTAAAAAGATCAGAACATTTACATCTCGCCTCATACCTGGGAATCAGTATAGAAAACTATGTAAGAAATCAAGGACAAAAAAACCAAGTAAATCAAACTTAACTAGAAATAGTTGCATACAAGGGAATAACTAAAACTAAAGAGGATGGTAGATGTAGTTATTCAATAGAAAAGATATCCTCAAGAAATGAGTAAAATGGTCCAAGCAAGTGCTTCAAAATTAAAGCAATTTACACGTTTCAACATTCAACTAAAACAGAATAGTTTACCATTATTGTATGGCCTTGGTTAGCTCGAATAAGTAGCTCCCCATTTTCTTCTATAAGGCTGAAGCGCTGCTTATTATCCTTTCGAACAGCCTGACAATAAACATGAGATCAATTAGAATAAAAGGTCTTCAGTTAATACTTAATACATATGAAAATGGAAGACATCAAAATCTTTACTTCAGTGACTAAACAAAAGCAAATAAATAGCACATAAATAGAGTTTACGGATAAAAGAGGTTATGGATACAATAACAATTCATGAAAAAAGATAAGCCACAGATATTATGTGGCAGTAAGTAAAGAAAGAGTGGGCTAGACATGACCAGCTACAATCAGCATGTCAATCCTATCCAATTCATTCAACTATTGATTTATAATAGTGTTAGTTGCAAAGAGATGGATCAAGAAATTCTGAAAACCATATTGTGACTGCTTTTACAGGATCAAACTAGTATCACTCTGCAACAAAAGATATAGAAAGGGAAACTCTATAAAGCTGATACAGGATAACAGGAATAGAGGTCTAAATTGAATTACAAGTTGAAAATGTCAATAGACCCAATACAATACCATCTATAATGTGTCTATTTTCTGTTTTGCTATTTTCCCCAAGCTAAATGCTTCTCAGAAATGCAACACAATAATCTAACTTACAATAGAAATGGCAATGATAACACATAACAAACaaggaaacaaaaaatataGGAATAAACTGACCTCCCTAACATCATCAATATTGTGGGATCTTAATGGAATATTAGCAAATGTCTTCATATTCAACTTTAGCAGATCATTAACCTTGACATAACCATCAATTTGCATATCTAAGTTCAATTCAGATGCCATATGACGCAAAATCCTCGTCCTGCAGGTATTATCAgagaaacataaaaaaatcacTGACTTTGTCCTTGAAAGAAAAAGGGTGATATATAATATTAGTACATTACAAAAACCATGCCATACTATTTTCCTATAAGCAGTTGTTTACACAAGATACTTTACACTTTATAAAATAGTTCATTCTATTAGAAAGATAAAGTACATTAAATTTTCTAAGAAACCTGTTTTGATTGACTAAAATTACAAGAAATCAAGAACTGTCccacaaaaacaaaaattgagagaaaataATGAGAACAGAGCGAAGTAGTGCTTACAGGAGCCTACTAAGAGCGTCAATTTTATCCTTCCCAAAGCTGCCACCACCGTCACAGCCTCTTGTTCTATCCCTGTCGTTCCTCATATCAAAAGAAGCAATAGGCTTAAGTCCCTTCTTCTTGTCCTTCCGTGACTTATCTTCTTTCTTCAGCCTTGGACAGTCATATTTGTAGTGTTCAACTTCTATGCAGTTGCGACAAATGACCTTGTCCTTTTTTGATTCCTTTGAGTTGCCtcctttgtttttttctttgaGTCTCACCATCTTTTTGAGTTCCCTAACAAAAACCACAAAGTCGTCATCTGATAACAagtcactggattcatcatccaatGATTCATTATAAGATTTAAGATtcactcctttcttttttgtatCATTTTTTATGTGAATGATTTCATATGCTAGTAACTTTTCTCTCAACTCATCATAGGTCATTTGACTTAAGTTACTGCTTTTAGAAATAACAGTAACTTTAGTTTTCCACTCTTTTGTTAAGCTTCTTAGGACCTTCCTCACCAGCATTTCTTCGGAATGAGTAATCTCCATAGCATCCAAGCTATTAATGATGATAGAAAATCTCTCAAACATGTCATTAATTGATTCTCTTTCCTTCATAGAGAACATCTCATATTCTTTCCTCAACATGTCAATCCTCATTTCCATTACTTGTGTAGTGCCCTCATGTATAATTTGGAGCTTATCCCAGATTTCTTTTGCTGTTTTGCATCTTAAAATCTTCCGATATTCTTCCAAGCTGATTGCACAGTATAGCATATTGACCGCCTTAGCATTGAGCTCCACTTTCTTTGTGTCATCTTCATTCCATTCTCCTTCAGTTTTGAGAGTGACAACACCATCAACGCCAGTTTTAGTAGGAATTTGAGGACCATTCATGATTATCTTCCAGAGGTTGTAATCCACTGACTGAACAAAaaatttcattctttctttccaGTAGTTGTAATATTTTCCATTAAAAAATGGAGGTCTGTTGGATTGTCTCAGTGTGTAAGCTTCTGTGTTGGAACCAACAGTATTCGCCATCAGAATCTTTCCTCCAAGCTTGTTCACCATCACAGCAGAGTATCtttatatttactttttttatttttcaaatcggTGCTTGTAACCTAGATGATTTCTTCAACACTTCTTTGATGAATCACAAATGTGGAAATGCTTTTTGTGATTTGCCCTTCTGATTTGATTTTGCCTTTTGTCCTAGCTTCTTTAACCTTCTCTTCGTTGCTTGAAAATGGAGACCTCCTTTTTGTTCTTCAATTTGCCCTAACTTCAGGATTtccttttcctttcttcttATTTCAAAGAGTTTACTTGATGTGAtgtgaaagaaaagaaaagagaaagaagagagagtttTGGTTCGATGGTGTGTGACTTGATGTGGTTCAAATGAAATGAAATTGAGTTATCTAGTTAGCAACTAAGTGAAAgaatgaatttggaaatgaACCACTATTTTGGGCTTGTGTTTGGATGTGGACCAATTTCTTTCTTTCCCTACATTTCGCTAAAGGCttgtttttgtatttgataAGACACTTTTGTGATGGAGCAAATAACTCCTTGGGCCATGATTGTGTGTGTGGCCTGTTTTACATGTTTCTTAGACCagtatttttttttggtgacttttCTTAGACCAGtatgatttaattaatttcttttatacTAAACAAAACTAATCACACAAACAATTGGATaattttccaatctaataatatTTAGTCATCATCTTAACAATATTTTAGTTCTTCAAACTCAACAAAGATAAATGATAACTTCTTGAGAGTCAGGACAGTCATAATCTCTATCAAGAAAGTGATTGCAATCTAAACTGTAGTGTGTTTCGCCCTTTGGGTATTTTGCCATTGAGATATTGTACCTAAGGTCTAGAAACAAACGAGTGTTGCCAATTTGGGACCACTAATTTGATTCCTTTGAAGTCTTATATCAGTTAAAGCAGAGATCCCTTCTTGTATATTACCAAAAATCTTCTTACGAGAAAGATCTAATTATTTCAGATGAATCATTTCAAATATTATTACAAGAAAGATCCCTTCAAAACTGTTGTAAGATAGGTTTGAGACATTATTATGTTGGTTACTCCACAGTTCACTAATTGAAAGCATAGCATGGGCTTCTTGGTCTAAGGCTTCTTGTAAATTATAACTGAATGTTAAATTTCTTTAAACTATGGCTAATTACCTTAGTTGAAAAGTACCTCTCCCAGGTAATAGAAACAGTAAAGGTTCTTGGTTTTTGGTTTCCTGATTCTGATGTTGTGATAATAGAGTGTGAATTAGAAGTTGTATGAGGAATAGGAGGTAAGCAAATCTCAATACACTAATAGTTATCTGAGTTTGAGCCTAGTCAAGTGCTGTTAAAGAATGAGAAGGACAATCACTAGGAAGTTCTGTGATTGGTGAGTGTGATGAAGCTGGTTCAGAGATTAGTAGTCAATTGTTCAGGAACAATTGGCAAGGTCATAACAGAATGAGTATTAGAGAGAAATAAATCTGAATAAGGGAAGATATTCTCATCAAAGATCACATATCTtgacaaatatatatatttttcagaTTTATAGTCCAATTTTGTTTATTGTATGGTCTTAGAAAAGGAAAGCAAGcacaaatcaaatatttttagcATTGAATAATCTGGCTTCTTCTGAAATAGTTTTTCAAATGGTGATAAAAACTCAAGAGTAGCAGTGGGCAACCTATTAATTCATAGAAAGATTTGAAGCATTACAAATTTACAAGTAACTGGCTTTGCAATATGAGAATCAGAACACCTAATAGGTGAGGTATCTGCATGAGTAAGAGTACAATTATTACAAGGAGCAGAATTCAATGCACAAGACAAACACTTAGAGTATTTTCTTAGCAAGAGAACACTCTTAGGGACAACTAGGTGATCAAAAGCATAAATTCCTCCCCCAGTGGTGCCCTGGAGAAGGAGTTTTCGAGAAACCTGATCACGAACAAGACATTGTTTaggccaaaattcaaaaaagACATTATTGTCCCTGCTATTTGATGAACATGCAGCAAATTAAGCAGTTTAAAGCTATCATTATTCTTTTATCAATCAAAATAGAAAAGCCATGGTTTTTAATAGGGATACCTGTACCATTACCTACATATACATGATCAATAGATGATCAGTGGTAACATGGTGGCTAGCACCCGAATCAGGATACCAAGAAATTTGAGGTGATGCTGAGGAAGATCCCAAACCAGGTTGATATTGTTGGTCAAAGCCACATGACCATTTCCACCACAAATTTGGCAAAGAGTCCTCGAATTATTCCAAGAAGATCGTCCTCCTCTTTGAAACCGGCCTCTGTGTCCTCTCCTAGCACCACCATCCTTAGCTTGATTCTTAAACCGCTCTAGCATGCCTTCATATTGAAGGAGAAAGGCCTCTGCCTCACTTACTGAGAAGGTTTCCATCCTTAACATCACAACAGTGATGTAGTTACTATATTCCACAGTTAATCCATCTAAGATAACTTGGATGTGATCCTCATCTTGTACTTGATATCCAACTGCAAGAAGGGAATCAGCTAAGTTGCGAATTTGAGCAAGATAATCCGCAATGGAACCAGTTTTCTTGATGGATTTGGGCTGTGATTTGAGTCTCCAAATCCTAATCTTTGACGTGACGGAGAAGTAATTGATAATGGTGAACCAAGCATCAGAAAAATTAGTGCAGTGAACTACCTTGTTCTTGAAGGTAGTGGACATGGAAGCCCGAAGCCATGTGGTTAGTGCAAGATCATTCTGCCGCCACTCTTCATAGGCTGCAGATTCTTGTGGAGCTTTTGGAGTTTTGGATGCATCTAGATGATGTTCCATGCCCAAAATCTGAATAGTAAGCCATGCAAGATGCTTCCAAGTGATGAAGTTATCATCATTGAGTTTTTCGGTAAGGGGAACAAGCTCAGGTTTGGTTGTGGCTGATGACCCAGAGAGTATCAACGCCATGATGCagggaagaaagaaagaaagaaagaaagaaagaaagaaagaaagaagagtatTGAGGAATCAGAATGAATGAGTATTGAATTATGAGATTCTTGTTTATTCTTAGTTACACAACTGCCATATATACATGGATAGCCTAACTGTAATAACTAACATAACTGATTTTTATAACTCTTAGCTgtcaataaaaattgaaatgcAATTCAGGACAAAATTATCAACTAAATTGGACTGTGAGTTTGAGAGTGAGAGGGAAAGCCCTATATGCACAATTTTGACTTTTAGGACCAAGAGGGCTAATAAATGCATTACTACTTTACAGAAATATGATGACATGCATAAGAGAGTACAATCACAGTTGTCCTAATTTTTACCTATGACATATATTTCTTGATTCATCAATTGGTAGATTGAAACATCAGAGAAAGAGAAATGTATTGGTGAATTAGAAGCCAAAAAATCATTAGCCACATCCTCCATTGATGGTCTAGATTTTGGATCAGAAGAGAGGCATGCCAATGCTAGTGTCATAACAAGCACAACATCTTGCATATCTTTCTTAAGAATTGGGAGAGGAATCCTTGAATCCAATACATCTTTCACCATTAAGTTCTGAGTAGATGGCTTTGACAGACGGGAAATGAATTCTCCTGGATGATGCCCCATCATTGTTTCTAAAGCCACCACTCCAAAACTATATACATCACATTTTGTAGTCACATTTATGGTGTAAGCCAATTCTACATAATGTAACCAAATATTACATAGGTTAGTATGCaaataacatcaaattttaCCATTTTTAGAAGCTATATGAAGagaattagaatttaaatttacCTGGAGCAATATATCCATAAGTACCAACTAGAATAGTTTGGTTAGATGAATCAGTATCAAGAAGTCTAGCTGTGCCAAAATCTGATACACAAGCATCCAACTCTGAATTCAGCAGTATATTACTGGTGGTAATGTCACGATGAACAATAGGAGGAGTACAATGATGATGCATGTAAGCAAGAGCATATGATGTCCCTTTAATGATGTTCACCCTCTTGCTCCAATTCAACTCTTGAGCTTCTATCTCATTGGCCAAGTTACAGAACAAGCTTCCTCTTTCCAAGTATTCATACACCAAAAACATGCATCTGTTATGCAAGCAATAGCCATAAAGCCTAATGATGTTCCGGTGGCGAATCTCTGTCAAGACCTCAACCTCCTTGCAGAAGCTCTTGTAAAAAGATGGATTTTCTGATTCTGTTTTGTGAAGCTTCTTCAATGCAATGGTTTTGCCACTCGGAAGTTCTGCTTTGTAGACACTACCATAAGCACCAGTTCCAATGCAATATCTGATATCAAAGTCCTCTGTAGCTTCAACAATGTCCTCAAATGCAATTTTGCCATCATATTCCCAAATTGAGAACAAGTCTCCATGCTTTGCTGCCTTGCTTTTTAGTCTGCGACGGCGATGCCTGGCAAATAGAACACAAATTCCAATCCCTAT includes:
- the LOC130963467 gene encoding MDIS1-interacting receptor like kinase 2-like, whose protein sequence is YDCEDPQDQLEDHHNKHSGRSLVLVILVVCVTISLGSVGIGICIFRARHHGKLENKATKNGDLFSIWNYDGQIAFEDIIEATEDFDIRYCIGTGAYGSVYEARLPSGKTVALKKLHKTESENPSYYKSFCNEVEVLTEIRHCNIIRLYGYCLHNRCMFLVYEYLERGSLFCNLADEMEAQELKWSKRVNIIKGTAYALAHMHHHCPSPIVHRDVSSNNVLLNSELEVCVSDFGTARLLDPDSSNQTLLVGTYGYVAPELAYTMSVTTKCDVYSF
- the LOC130963468 gene encoding MDIS1-interacting receptor like kinase 2-like, whose product is MDYHPGEFISTMSKPSTQQLLVKDVLDPRIPLLKSRKDMQDVVHVVKLALACLSSDPKSRPSMQDVANELSASKASMNFSFYDNSSSLNEEQKALLHIGWTEGRNISKHCNWTGIVCNEAASVIEISTRRYFVIPPSELRNFNFTAFPNLIRLELSGMRLKGIIPAEISTLTKLMYLDLSCNYLESGLPTSISNLTQLITLNVSNNFLTGVIPSTFGHLKYLVELSLDSNQLQHPIPKDLGNLKHLEHLSLSNNSFNCSIPPPMGQLDKLKFLSLGSNHIEGPIPIELEHLVNLEVLDLSHNRISGVIPSWIGQLSRLSILDLSNNRLEGPFPFGILNHCNYVQLSNNSISGSLPSQIGNLSYLDLSYNNLSGNIPVGIYSVSYVNISYNSFDSDHQLCDFLKDSLIGNNPPCYSATHDHSSPILAVIIVSIIYGICISIVFVCLDFWCPFQKESKDDNQRNNGDFVSIWNYDGKIAFKDIIKATEDFDIRYCIGTGAYGSVYKAQLPSGRNVALKKLRNTESENPSFYKSFSNEVKVLTEIRHRNIIRLYGFCLHNGCMFLVYEYMEKGSLFYNLAIDEEAQELNWSKRVNIIKGTALALTHMHHHCTPPIVHRDVTITNVLLTSNLEACLSDFGTAKLLSSDSSNQTLLAGTPKLLSSDSSNQTLLAGTPGYIAPEMAYNINVTTKCDVYGFGVVTLETIMGEHPKELISNVSKPSAPKMMLKDILDSRIRLPFLQKDMQDIVLVVTLARPSMQDIANELLFSNSPLLWHFDGISIHQLVNQEIYAIGKT
- the LOC130960821 gene encoding uncharacterized protein LOC130960821, which gives rise to MVNKLGGKILMANTVGSNTEAYTLRQSNRPPFFNGKYYNYWKERMKFFVQSVDYNLWKIIMNGPQIPTKTGVDGVVTLKTEGEWNEDDTKKVELNAKAVNMLYCAISLEEYRKILRCKTAKEIWDKLQIIHEGTTQVMEMRIDMLRKEYEMFSMKERESINDMFERFSIIINSLDAMEITHSEEMLVRKVLRSLTKEWKTKVTVISKSSNLSQMTYDELREKLLAYEIIHIKNDTKKKGVNLKSYNESLDDESSDLLSDDDFVVFVRELKKMVRLKEKNKGGNSKESKKDKVICRNCIEVEHYKYDCPRLKKEDKSRKDKKKGLKPIASFDMRNDRDRTRGCDGGGSFGKDKIDALSRLLTRILRHMASELNLDMQIDGYVKVNDLLKLNMKTFANIPLRSHNIDDVREAVRKDNKQRFSLIEENGELLIRANQGHTIMV